From Paenibacillus sp. GP183, one genomic window encodes:
- the topA gene encoding type I DNA topoisomerase translates to MADSLVIVESPAKAKTIGKYLGSKFIVKASMGHIRDLPKSQIGVEVDNNFEPKYITIRGKGTILKELKDASKKVKRIYLAADPDREGEAIAWHLAHYLDVDSDEACRVVFNEITKDAVKDAFKTPRKINQDLVNAQQARRILDRLVGYKISPLLWKKVKKGLSAGRVQSVAVKLIMDRENEINAFDPEEYWSISVLLAAGKSSFEAKYHSMKGEKRELHSEDAVKQVMDAMGNADFIVQEIKEKERQRNPSPPFITSSLQQEAARKLNFRASKTMSVAQQLYEGIDLGKEGTVGLITYMRTDSTRISPIAQEEAKEYIIGKFGAAFYPETPRVYTKKNANAQDAHEGIRPTSVLRAPEMVKEFLSKDQFRLYKLVWDRFVASQMSSAVLDTMTVDLTAGDTLFRANGSKMKFQGFMKVYVESNDDGTTEEDKLLPPLTQGDKLKKESIEPKQHFTQPPPRYTEARLVRALEEMGIGRPSTYAPTLETIQKRGYVAIDEKKFIPTELGELVIQLMTEFFPEILDVEFTAHMEEELDFVEEGKEDWVKVLDTFYTSFEKRLEFAEEEMKEIEIQDEVSDEICEKCGKHLVYKMGRFGKFLACSGFPDCRNTKPIVKDIGVTCPTCKEGKIVERRSKKGRIFFGCDRYPACDFVSWDKPVDKPCPECGSLLVEKRNKNGIIIQCVQCDFKEEKEEPNDEN, encoded by the coding sequence AAATCGGTGTTGAGGTAGATAATAATTTTGAGCCCAAGTATATTACTATTCGGGGTAAAGGAACCATTCTCAAGGAACTTAAAGATGCCAGCAAAAAAGTAAAAAGAATCTATCTCGCAGCTGACCCGGATCGCGAAGGGGAAGCGATCGCCTGGCATCTTGCTCATTATTTGGATGTAGATTCAGATGAGGCTTGCCGTGTTGTATTTAATGAAATCACCAAGGATGCAGTGAAAGATGCATTCAAGACACCCAGAAAGATCAATCAGGATCTGGTTAATGCACAGCAAGCGAGAAGGATTCTTGACCGCCTTGTAGGCTATAAAATAAGTCCCTTGTTATGGAAAAAAGTGAAAAAAGGCCTGTCTGCAGGCCGAGTTCAATCTGTAGCGGTTAAACTGATTATGGATCGCGAAAATGAAATTAACGCTTTCGATCCGGAAGAGTACTGGTCCATTTCGGTTTTGCTCGCCGCGGGAAAATCCAGCTTTGAAGCAAAGTACCACAGCATGAAGGGCGAGAAGAGAGAGCTGCATTCCGAAGATGCCGTCAAGCAAGTCATGGATGCTATGGGCAATGCTGATTTTATCGTTCAAGAGATTAAAGAGAAGGAACGTCAGCGCAATCCGTCTCCGCCATTTATCACTAGCTCCCTGCAGCAGGAAGCGGCCAGAAAATTGAATTTCCGCGCTTCCAAAACGATGTCGGTAGCCCAGCAATTATATGAAGGAATTGATCTCGGCAAAGAGGGAACCGTCGGTTTGATCACCTATATGCGTACGGATTCCACCCGGATATCTCCTATTGCCCAAGAAGAAGCCAAAGAGTACATTATTGGCAAATTTGGCGCAGCCTTTTATCCGGAAACGCCTCGTGTCTATACGAAGAAAAACGCCAATGCACAAGACGCGCATGAAGGGATACGACCAACGTCGGTTCTGCGTGCACCGGAAATGGTTAAGGAATTTCTCAGCAAAGATCAGTTTCGGTTATACAAGCTGGTGTGGGACCGTTTTGTTGCGAGTCAAATGTCTTCGGCTGTACTTGATACCATGACCGTTGATTTAACTGCTGGCGATACCCTGTTTAGGGCAAATGGTTCCAAAATGAAGTTCCAAGGCTTCATGAAGGTTTATGTAGAAAGTAATGATGACGGTACGACCGAAGAAGATAAACTGCTTCCGCCGCTTACACAAGGCGATAAGCTTAAGAAGGAAAGCATCGAGCCCAAGCAGCACTTCACTCAACCGCCTCCAAGGTACACAGAAGCCCGTTTGGTACGTGCGCTTGAAGAGATGGGTATTGGCCGCCCCAGCACCTATGCACCTACCCTTGAAACGATACAGAAGCGCGGTTATGTCGCGATAGACGAGAAGAAGTTTATTCCAACCGAGCTGGGAGAGCTGGTTATTCAGCTAATGACTGAATTTTTCCCGGAGATTCTTGACGTGGAATTCACGGCGCATATGGAAGAGGAGCTTGATTTCGTCGAAGAGGGGAAAGAGGACTGGGTCAAGGTTCTGGATACCTTCTATACTTCTTTCGAAAAACGGCTTGAATTCGCCGAGGAAGAAATGAAAGAAATTGAAATTCAAGACGAAGTTTCGGATGAAATTTGTGAAAAGTGCGGGAAGCATTTGGTTTATAAAATGGGCCGTTTTGGCAAATTCCTTGCCTGCTCCGGATTTCCGGACTGCCGCAATACAAAACCCATCGTTAAGGATATCGGCGTAACCTGCCCTACCTGCAAGGAAGGGAAGATCGTGGAGCGCAGAAGCAAGAAAGGGAGAATCTTCTTCGGCTGTGATCGTTATCCTGCCTGCGATTTCGTATCCTGGGATAAGCCGGTCGATAAGCCATGTCCCGAATGCGGTTCTCTGCTCGTAGAGAAAAGAAATAAAAACGGCATCATCATTCAATGTGTGCAGTGTGATTTTAAAGAAGAAAAAGAAGAGCCTAATGATGAGAATTAA
- the trmFO gene encoding FADH(2)-oxidizing methylenetetrahydrofolate--tRNA-(uracil(54)-C(5))-methyltransferase TrmFO, whose translation MPDIQKVTVIGAGLAGSEAAWQIANQGVPVTLYEMRPVRRTPAHITDKFAELVCSNSLRANGLTNAVGVLKQEMRLMNSLILAAADKHAVPAGGALAVDRDGFSGEITSTLRNHPLIEVRNEEVGSLPEGITLVATGPLTSPALSEELKQLMGEEYLYFYDAAAPIIEKDSIDMDKVYLASRYDKGEAAYLNCPMTEEEFQNFYDALISAEVAELKEFEKEIYFEGCMPIEVMAKRGQQTVLFGPMKPVGLINPHTGKMPHAVVQLRQDNAAGTLYNLVGFQTHLKWGEQKRVLSLIPGLEHAEFVRYGVMHRNTFINSPQLLKSTYQFKRRADLFFAGQMTGVEGYVESAASGLIAGLNAGRFAQGKDMLNLPQETALGSMAAYITTADFKHFQPMNANFGLFPPLGEKIRNKKLKYEMLANRALERIENFSQELHNI comes from the coding sequence TTGCCGGATATTCAAAAAGTTACAGTCATCGGAGCCGGATTGGCCGGGAGTGAAGCTGCCTGGCAAATCGCCAATCAGGGTGTCCCGGTCACTTTATATGAGATGCGGCCTGTTCGCCGAACACCTGCCCATATTACGGATAAATTCGCCGAACTTGTTTGCAGCAATTCGCTTAGAGCCAATGGGTTGACCAATGCAGTTGGTGTGCTCAAGCAGGAAATGAGACTTATGAATTCCCTGATTCTCGCTGCTGCCGACAAGCATGCTGTTCCCGCAGGTGGAGCGCTAGCTGTAGATCGTGACGGTTTCTCAGGAGAGATTACTTCTACACTTCGCAATCATCCACTAATTGAAGTGCGCAACGAAGAAGTTGGAAGTCTACCTGAAGGTATAACTCTGGTCGCCACAGGTCCGCTTACTTCTCCAGCGCTTTCGGAGGAGCTCAAACAGCTCATGGGAGAGGAATATTTGTACTTCTATGATGCGGCAGCTCCCATTATTGAGAAAGATTCCATCGATATGGATAAGGTATATTTAGCTTCCCGTTATGATAAAGGTGAAGCCGCTTATTTGAACTGTCCCATGACGGAGGAAGAATTCCAGAATTTCTATGATGCGCTGATTTCGGCGGAAGTGGCGGAGCTTAAGGAATTCGAGAAGGAGATTTACTTTGAAGGCTGTATGCCGATCGAGGTAATGGCTAAGCGCGGCCAACAAACGGTGCTGTTCGGTCCGATGAAGCCTGTAGGCTTGATTAACCCTCATACCGGGAAGATGCCTCATGCTGTCGTTCAGCTTCGTCAGGATAATGCAGCTGGAACCCTATACAACCTTGTGGGCTTCCAAACTCATTTGAAATGGGGCGAACAAAAGCGTGTTCTATCCTTGATTCCGGGACTGGAGCATGCAGAGTTTGTGCGATATGGAGTTATGCATCGCAATACATTTATCAACTCTCCGCAGCTGCTGAAATCTACGTATCAATTTAAACGGAGAGCCGATTTATTTTTTGCCGGACAAATGACAGGTGTAGAGGGTTATGTCGAATCTGCTGCTTCCGGACTGATAGCGGGTCTGAATGCCGGCCGTTTTGCACAAGGCAAGGACATGCTTAATTTGCCTCAGGAGACTGCTCTTGGAAGCATGGCGGCTTATATCACAACCGCTGATTTCAAACATTTTCAGCCTATGAATGCTAACTTCGGGTTGTTTCCTCCCTTGGGCGAAAAGATTCGCAACAAGAAGCTCAAATATGAAATGCTGGCGAATCGGGCGCTTGAACGAATTGAAAATTTTTCACAAGAATTACACAATATATAA
- the hslV gene encoding ATP-dependent protease subunit HslV has translation MDATFHATTIFAIRHQGKGAIAGDGQVTFGNSMIMKGSAKKVRRLYRGKVIAGFAGSVADAITLFEKFEGKLEEHHGNLQRAAVELAKDWRQDRVLRRLEAMMIVMDAAGLLLISGNGEIIEPDDGMLAIGSGGSFALAAGRALHRHASHLTAKDIAKASLETAADICVFTNHNIIVEEIE, from the coding sequence ATGGACGCAACGTTTCATGCCACTACAATTTTTGCGATTCGCCACCAGGGAAAAGGCGCCATCGCGGGAGATGGGCAAGTAACCTTCGGCAACAGTATGATCATGAAGGGCAGCGCAAAAAAAGTAAGACGGCTGTACCGCGGTAAGGTCATTGCCGGATTTGCGGGTTCAGTGGCCGATGCCATTACCTTATTTGAGAAATTTGAAGGTAAGCTGGAGGAGCATCACGGCAATTTGCAGAGAGCAGCCGTCGAACTCGCCAAAGATTGGCGACAGGATCGGGTGCTCCGCAGACTGGAAGCTATGATGATCGTGATGGATGCTGCAGGGCTGCTTTTGATTTCAGGCAACGGAGAAATTATTGAGCCCGATGACGGGATGCTGGCGATTGGATCGGGCGGAAGCTTCGCTCTGGCGGCTGGCCGTGCCTTGCACCGCCATGCCTCGCATCTGACGGCTAAAGATATAGCCAAAGCATCTCTGGAAACCGCTGCAGACATCTGCGTTTTCACCAATCACAACATAATTGTAGAAGAAATTGAGTAG
- the hslU gene encoding ATP-dependent protease ATPase subunit HslU, which yields MNKNALTPKQIVQELDRYIVGQKKAKKSVAIALRNRYRRSLLDESIRDEIVPKNILMIGPTGVGKTEIARRLAKLVGAPFVKVEATKFTEVGYVGRDVESMVRDLVETSIRMVKAERTEIVKDKAEQMANERIVHLLVPVPSRSKAQRNPLEMIFGGQNQQEAEEVAPDPNIAAKREKVSERLAAGELEQDIIEIEVEDNSNSMLDMLSGQGNEQMGMNMQEMLGSLMPKRTKKRKLMIKEARKVLIQEEAQRLIDMDEVIQESVNRAEQSGIIFIDEIDKIAGSSRGGGPDVSREGVQRDILPIVEGSTIVTKYGPIKTDFVLFIAAGAFHISKPSDLIPELQGRFPIRVELSNLTLEDFVLILKEPKNALTKQYTALLQTEGIHVEFSDEAIMEIAQIAVEVNQNTENIGARRLHTILEKLLEDLSFEAPELTLDQFVINPEYVREKLSEIVQNRDLSQYIL from the coding sequence ATGAACAAAAACGCCCTTACTCCCAAACAAATCGTCCAGGAGCTTGATCGCTATATTGTCGGACAGAAAAAGGCCAAAAAATCGGTTGCCATCGCTCTGCGCAATCGATATCGAAGAAGCCTGCTCGATGAGTCGATTCGCGACGAAATCGTTCCCAAGAACATTCTCATGATCGGGCCGACCGGTGTCGGTAAAACGGAAATTGCCCGAAGATTGGCAAAGCTGGTAGGCGCGCCTTTCGTCAAAGTGGAAGCGACGAAGTTCACGGAGGTCGGCTATGTAGGGCGTGATGTCGAATCGATGGTGCGAGATCTCGTTGAAACTTCGATACGCATGGTGAAGGCGGAGAGGACGGAGATCGTGAAAGACAAAGCGGAACAGATGGCGAATGAGCGCATTGTTCATCTGCTGGTACCTGTCCCGAGCCGTTCCAAAGCTCAGCGGAATCCGCTTGAAATGATTTTCGGCGGACAGAACCAGCAAGAGGCCGAAGAGGTCGCTCCGGACCCGAACATCGCTGCGAAACGGGAGAAAGTCAGCGAACGGCTGGCGGCAGGAGAATTGGAGCAGGATATTATTGAAATCGAAGTGGAGGATAATTCTAATTCGATGCTCGATATGCTCAGCGGCCAGGGTAATGAGCAGATGGGTATGAATATGCAGGAAATGCTGGGCAGTTTGATGCCGAAACGTACGAAGAAGCGCAAGCTAATGATTAAGGAAGCCCGCAAAGTCCTTATCCAGGAAGAAGCACAGCGGCTCATTGATATGGATGAGGTTATCCAGGAATCGGTAAACCGCGCCGAGCAGTCCGGTATCATTTTTATTGATGAAATCGACAAAATAGCCGGCAGCAGCCGAGGTGGTGGGCCCGATGTTTCACGCGAGGGCGTGCAGAGGGATATTCTTCCGATCGTGGAAGGCTCCACTATCGTCACTAAATATGGACCCATCAAGACCGATTTTGTCCTCTTTATTGCTGCCGGTGCTTTTCACATATCGAAACCATCTGATCTGATTCCCGAGCTGCAGGGCCGTTTCCCTATTCGGGTGGAACTGAGCAACCTGACTCTGGAGGATTTTGTTCTGATCTTGAAGGAACCCAAAAATGCCTTAACCAAGCAGTATACAGCTTTGCTTCAAACAGAAGGCATTCATGTTGAATTCTCGGATGAAGCCATTATGGAGATTGCCCAGATTGCCGTTGAAGTCAATCAGAATACCGAGAATATCGGAGCCAGAAGGCTTCACACCATTTTGGAAAAATTATTGGAGGATCTTTCTTTCGAAGCTCCGGAGTTAACTTTGGATCAATTTGTCATTAACCCCGAGTATGTCAGAGAGAAACTGAGTGAAATCGTGCAAAACCGCGATCTAAGTCAGTACATTTTATAA
- the codY gene encoding GTP-sensing pleiotropic transcriptional regulator CodY, translating into MSLLNKTRRLNRLLQKEAGNAVSFMDMTEVLKDTVNANIYVVSRKGKILGYAITSEIVSSELNRAILKERRFPDEFNSHLMKVAETTSNLDQSSPYHYFTDQMKSVFEYNYMTIVPIIGGGERLGTLILTRNNAPFVDDDLILAEYGSTVIAMEILRERAEEIEVEARGKAVVQVAVGSLSFSEIEAVEHIFEELEGKEGLLVASKIADRVGITRSVIVNALRKLESAGVIETRSLGMKGTYIRILNDQLIQGIEQLKTKL; encoded by the coding sequence ATGAGTTTATTAAACAAGACTAGAAGACTGAACCGTCTGCTGCAAAAAGAAGCAGGCAATGCGGTAAGTTTTATGGATATGACAGAGGTACTGAAGGATACGGTCAATGCGAATATTTATGTGGTCAGCCGCAAAGGCAAAATTCTCGGATACGCCATCACGAGTGAGATCGTATCCTCTGAATTAAACCGCGCGATTTTGAAGGAGCGGAGGTTTCCAGATGAATTCAACAGCCATCTGATGAAAGTTGCAGAAACGACCTCCAATCTAGATCAAAGCAGCCCTTACCATTATTTTACCGATCAGATGAAATCTGTATTTGAATACAATTATATGACCATTGTTCCGATCATTGGCGGTGGTGAACGGCTAGGTACGTTGATTCTTACCCGCAACAATGCTCCGTTTGTTGATGACGATCTGATTTTGGCTGAATATGGTTCCACGGTTATAGCTATGGAAATCCTTCGCGAACGTGCTGAGGAGATCGAGGTGGAGGCCCGTGGCAAGGCTGTCGTCCAGGTGGCGGTCGGCTCATTGTCATTCAGTGAGATTGAGGCCGTAGAACACATCTTTGAAGAGCTGGAAGGCAAGGAAGGCTTGCTGGTTGCCAGCAAAATTGCCGACCGGGTGGGTATTACCCGGTCTGTCATCGTGAACGCACTCCGCAAGCTTGAAAGCGCCGGGGTTATTGAAACACGCTCACTCGGAATGAAAGGCACTTATATTCGCATCCTGAATGATCAATTAATTCAGGGAATTGAGCAATTGAAGACAAAGCTGTAA
- the flgB gene encoding flagellar basal body rod protein FlgB produces MHFLLNKPGFNLMERSLDASTLRQKVIANNIANVDTPYFKRSDVAFEEILQNEMSVSTPSIIGYRTDPRHFLIGNSKLGATPEIRTDQNSTINNNLNNVDMDYEMSLMAKNQLKYNVLVQQMNTEFKQLHTAIGGRA; encoded by the coding sequence ATGCATTTTTTGTTGAATAAACCGGGCTTTAATCTCATGGAGCGCTCTCTGGATGCTTCTACTCTTCGACAAAAAGTGATAGCAAACAACATCGCCAATGTGGATACTCCGTATTTCAAGCGGTCCGATGTCGCATTTGAGGAGATTTTGCAGAATGAAATGTCCGTTTCGACACCCTCTATAATAGGTTATCGGACAGACCCCCGGCATTTTTTAATAGGAAATTCAAAATTAGGTGCAACTCCGGAAATCAGAACTGATCAGAATTCCACGATCAACAACAATTTGAACAATGTTGATATGGATTATGAGATGTCATTAATGGCCAAGAATCAATTGAAGTACAATGTTCTCGTTCAACAAATGAATACAGAATTCAAACAATTACATACGGCAATTGGAGGTCGAGCATAA
- the flgC gene encoding flagellar basal body rod protein FlgC, translating into MRLTNGFDISSSALTAQRLRMDVISANIANADTTRAKLVNGKWVPYTRKLVTLETKSQPNFAQTLKSAMADGSGEGVRVSKIMDDSSPLKQVYNPTHPDADANGFVMMPNVDVLKEMVDMISATRSYEANVTALNASKAMISKALEIGR; encoded by the coding sequence ATGAGACTCACGAATGGATTTGATATCAGCTCGTCCGCATTGACTGCTCAGCGGCTTAGGATGGATGTGATTTCAGCTAACATCGCCAATGCCGACACGACCCGGGCCAAGCTGGTCAACGGCAAATGGGTGCCCTACACACGCAAGCTTGTCACGCTGGAGACCAAATCACAGCCTAACTTTGCACAAACGTTGAAATCGGCAATGGCCGACGGCTCGGGTGAGGGTGTAAGAGTAAGTAAAATTATGGATGATTCATCACCGCTCAAGCAAGTCTATAACCCAACCCATCCCGATGCGGATGCGAATGGATTTGTGATGATGCCAAACGTGGATGTGCTCAAGGAAATGGTCGATATGATTTCGGCAACCCGCTCTTATGAAGCGAATGTGACAGCATTAAACGCATCGAAAGCCATGATCTCGAAAGCTTTGGAAATCGGTAGATAA
- the fliE gene encoding flagellar hook-basal body complex protein FliE: protein MIDKISSNPVSFIKASQPANAAEPGANDLGKQFGAFLNEAINSLNTQQATVDQLNQSFIKGELSDVHQLTIASEKATLGLELTVQVRNKIVEAYQEVMRTQL from the coding sequence TTGATAGACAAAATTAGCAGCAATCCTGTCAGTTTCATCAAGGCTTCACAGCCCGCCAATGCAGCTGAACCAGGAGCAAATGATCTTGGCAAGCAGTTTGGTGCTTTTTTGAATGAGGCCATCAACAGCTTGAATACTCAGCAGGCGACAGTGGATCAATTGAACCAAAGCTTTATCAAGGGCGAGCTTTCTGATGTCCATCAATTAACGATTGCATCTGAAAAAGCGACTTTGGGCTTGGAGTTGACGGTGCAGGTCAGAAACAAGATTGTTGAGGCTTACCAGGAAGTCATGAGGACGCAACTATAG
- the fliF gene encoding flagellar basal-body MS-ring/collar protein FliF — MNETVLQYWNQMKQYWNRYSKTQKITFIAIVVLLVLSVSIISYNMSKTQYSLAFTDLQPSDAAAIKGYLDTAKIPYHLSADGKSIEVPTNQVANVKINVESQGLNKNGSLGFAAFRGNSSFGMTDNEFRVKYADAVQGELQQLINSNEAISSSKVLISLPEARAFLKPEEEKATASVVLQIKQGYKLDQAKVDTIYNLVSHSVKNLPLENITISNQYGENLSSSRISGNSSSSLVSSQFEINNQFRKDLQNNITNLLGTILGKDKVIVSVFSTMNFDQKRSTENLVTAPNQVDQKGLEISLQQASKLYTSDSGSATSGVPGTGTTDVPGYPGSSGSGKSSSEETSKTVNSEVNHIKNDIIASPYVVKDLSINVGIEPPIKDDPTSLTAETKTAVQDALVNIVRASLADNKIVYTDADLTKKVTVFAHSFVRPTDANTTTTQTYVTYGALALAALAIGGIVVFMLMRRRRAQQLEAEMALPAKVELPTIDIENISNENQVRIQLETLAKKRPEDFVNLLRTWLVDE; from the coding sequence GTGAACGAGACCGTACTCCAGTATTGGAATCAAATGAAACAATATTGGAATAGATACAGCAAGACACAAAAAATCACATTCATAGCCATCGTAGTTTTGTTGGTTCTTAGTGTGAGCATCATCAGCTATAACATGTCCAAGACGCAGTATTCACTTGCTTTTACCGATCTTCAGCCCAGTGACGCGGCTGCCATTAAAGGTTACCTGGATACAGCCAAAATTCCTTATCACTTGAGCGCAGACGGCAAGAGCATTGAAGTTCCGACCAATCAAGTTGCGAATGTAAAAATAAATGTAGAATCACAAGGGTTAAACAAGAATGGTTCGCTTGGATTTGCAGCATTCCGGGGGAACAGCTCATTTGGAATGACAGACAATGAGTTTAGAGTCAAATACGCGGATGCCGTACAAGGTGAACTGCAGCAATTGATCAACTCCAATGAAGCGATCAGCAGCTCCAAAGTACTCATTTCATTGCCTGAAGCCAGAGCTTTTCTGAAGCCTGAAGAAGAGAAGGCTACCGCATCCGTAGTTCTGCAGATTAAGCAAGGCTACAAGCTGGATCAAGCAAAGGTAGATACCATTTATAACCTGGTTTCACATAGCGTGAAAAATTTGCCGCTTGAAAATATTACAATCTCCAATCAATACGGAGAGAATCTAAGCTCGTCGAGAATAAGCGGAAACAGTTCAAGCAGTTTGGTTTCCAGTCAGTTTGAGATAAATAATCAATTTAGAAAAGACTTGCAGAACAATATTACCAACCTGCTTGGTACCATACTGGGCAAGGATAAGGTTATTGTCAGTGTGTTCTCCACGATGAATTTCGATCAAAAGAGATCCACGGAGAATTTAGTTACTGCGCCGAATCAAGTGGATCAAAAGGGTTTGGAGATTTCGCTTCAACAAGCATCCAAGTTGTATACAAGCGATAGTGGTTCAGCGACTAGCGGTGTTCCGGGGACGGGAACGACAGATGTTCCTGGATATCCTGGAAGCTCCGGCTCGGGCAAGTCATCATCTGAAGAAACCAGCAAAACCGTGAATTCGGAAGTCAACCATATCAAGAACGATATAATCGCTTCTCCTTATGTGGTCAAAGACCTCAGCATCAACGTGGGAATCGAGCCTCCAATCAAGGATGATCCCACTTCATTGACCGCAGAAACAAAAACAGCCGTTCAGGATGCTCTGGTCAATATTGTTAGAGCCTCACTGGCAGATAATAAAATTGTTTATACTGACGCAGATTTGACTAAAAAGGTTACAGTTTTCGCACATTCTTTTGTCCGACCAACAGACGCGAATACGACAACAACTCAAACCTACGTGACTTACGGTGCTTTGGCGCTTGCAGCATTAGCGATAGGCGGTATCGTCGTGTTCATGCTAATGAGGCGCAGAAGAGCACAGCAGCTGGAGGCCGAAATGGCCCTGCCTGCCAAAGTCGAGCTGCCGACGATCGATATCGAGAATATATCTAACGAAAATCAAGTGCGCATACAGTTGGAAACTCTAGCGAAAAAAAGGCCGGAGGATTTCGTCAACTTGCTGCGTACCTGGTTAGTAGACGAATAG